A single window of Arcobacter venerupis DNA harbors:
- a CDS encoding YeeE/YedE family protein, with the protein MFDLEIYEIVNILGLFIGIAFGVIAQKNQFCFSGSIKDYILTKSTKRGASVIMAMIIAIVSTTLMANHFDIDLTQSNYFKSNINYFAIIFGGLLFGTGMMVADGCSSRSLVKYGQGDSNALITLIFIAIFAYATTKGLLYGVLSPFTNNPFLIELSSYIKNVQMNIFVVLAILIVILLVLVKKVKRIFSLVDGALIGLLVSIAWFVSGYIGADSMEREIELSSITFVYPTAKTLELFTYYQVNELSFGITIICGVLVGTFLMSFINRKYSFGCTSTQTFNKVKYNMIGGALMGTGGILAIGCTVGQGLSGLSTLAFSSALAIISIFVSGLITAKILNKYDKLPMCFIFEWDDDKKNKPIDFQI; encoded by the coding sequence ATGTTTGATTTGGAAATTTATGAAATAGTTAATATTTTAGGTTTATTTATAGGAATTGCTTTTGGTGTGATTGCTCAAAAAAACCAGTTTTGTTTTAGTGGTTCAATAAAAGATTATATTCTTACAAAATCTACAAAAAGAGGTGCTTCTGTTATTATGGCTATGATTATTGCCATAGTGTCTACAACTTTGATGGCAAATCATTTTGATATTGATTTAACTCAATCAAATTATTTTAAAAGTAATATAAATTATTTTGCAATAATTTTCGGTGGATTACTTTTTGGAACAGGAATGATGGTTGCAGATGGTTGTAGTAGTAGAAGTTTAGTTAAATATGGGCAAGGCGATTCAAATGCTTTGATTACTTTAATATTTATTGCTATTTTTGCTTATGCAACTACAAAAGGCTTGTTATATGGAGTTTTAAGTCCATTTACAAATAATCCTTTTTTAATAGAACTGTCATCATATATCAAAAATGTTCAAATGAATATATTTGTAGTTTTAGCTATTTTAATAGTGATTTTATTAGTTTTAGTAAAAAAAGTAAAAAGAATTTTTTCTTTAGTTGATGGAGCTTTAATTGGATTATTAGTGAGTATTGCTTGGTTTGTAAGTGGTTATATTGGAGCAGATAGTATGGAAAGAGAAATTGAACTTTCTAGTATTACTTTTGTTTATCCAACTGCTAAAACATTAGAGTTATTTACATATTATCAAGTAAATGAATTATCATTTGGAATTACAATTATTTGTGGTGTATTAGTTGGAACTTTTCTTATGTCTTTTATAAACAGAAAATATAGTTTTGGATGTACGTCAACTCAAACTTTTAATAAAGTAAAATATAATATGATTGGTGGAGCTTTAATGGGAACTGGTGGAATTTTAGCCATTGGTTGTACAGTTGGACAAGGTTTATCTGGACTTTCAACTTTGGCATTTTCTTCAGCACTTGCAATTATATCTATTTTTGTATCAGGTTTGATTACTGCTAAAATTTTAAATAAATATGATAAATTGCCAATGTGTTTTATATTTGAATGGGATGATGATAAGAAAAATAAACCTATAGATTTCCAAATCTAA
- the ftsZ gene encoding cell division protein FtsZ, whose translation MENLFRVDDIKVDMPSKVLSDNVAKIAVIGVGGGGCNMINHMINEGSHKIDLIAANTDLQVLHISKAPKKIQLGLKLTKGLGAGMKPEVGRDSAVESYEEIKATLKGADIIFIAAGLGGGTGTGAAAIIAKAAKEIGALTVSVVTKPFTWEGKKRAGLANLGLEELKKVSDSIIIVPNDRLLEIIDENVGMKDAFKIIDNILYQAVNGMSEVILNPGNSDINTDFADVKTIMQHKGMALMGIGRAKGENAAQRALEDAIDSPLLDKVSLNGAKGILIHFNIHPQVSLFAINDVMGTINDRMDSNAEIIFGTTSDSTLEKDEVKITIVATGFESKNDEHEEATEGTEDANNQNNALLADSNENYYDTPPLMRDYIVQYQLN comes from the coding sequence ATGGAAAATTTATTTAGAGTTGACGATATAAAAGTGGATATGCCAAGCAAAGTTCTATCTGATAATGTAGCAAAAATTGCTGTTATTGGAGTAGGTGGTGGTGGTTGTAATATGATTAACCACATGATAAATGAGGGTTCTCATAAAATTGATTTAATTGCTGCCAACACAGATTTACAAGTTTTACATATCTCAAAAGCTCCAAAAAAAATACAATTAGGACTTAAACTTACAAAAGGTTTAGGTGCTGGTATGAAACCGGAAGTTGGACGAGATTCAGCTGTTGAAAGTTATGAAGAGATAAAAGCTACTTTAAAAGGTGCTGATATTATTTTTATTGCTGCTGGTCTTGGTGGTGGAACTGGAACTGGAGCTGCTGCAATAATTGCAAAAGCTGCAAAAGAAATCGGAGCATTAACTGTTTCTGTTGTTACAAAACCATTTACGTGGGAAGGTAAAAAAAGAGCAGGTTTAGCAAATCTTGGACTTGAAGAACTTAAAAAAGTAAGTGATTCAATCATTATTGTACCAAATGACAGATTATTAGAAATTATTGATGAAAATGTTGGGATGAAAGACGCTTTCAAAATCATTGATAATATTTTATACCAAGCTGTAAATGGAATGTCTGAAGTTATTTTAAATCCAGGTAATTCTGATATTAATACAGACTTTGCAGACGTTAAAACAATCATGCAACATAAAGGTATGGCATTAATGGGAATAGGGAGAGCAAAGGGTGAAAACGCTGCTCAAAGAGCTTTAGAAGATGCTATTGATTCTCCTTTACTCGATAAAGTTTCATTAAATGGAGCAAAAGGTATTTTAATTCACTTTAATATTCATCCACAAGTTTCATTATTTGCAATTAATGATGTAATGGGAACTATTAACGATAGAATGGATTCTAATGCTGAGATTATTTTTGGTACAACTTCTGATAGTACACTAGAAAAAGATGAAGTAAAAATAACTATTGTTGCAACTGGATTTGAATCAAAAAATGATGAACATGAAGAAGCAACAGAAGGAACAGAAGATGCGAATAATCAAAATAATGCTCTTTTAGCTGATAGCAATGAAAATTATTATGATACACCACCTTTAATGAGAGATTACATAGTTCAATATCAATTGAACTAA
- the ftsA gene encoding cell division protein FtsA translates to MNNTFLAIDIGSSNITAVIAKHDLEYNINILGTGIQRSGGINKGLIINIEEASKAIKDAVSIAKRTTTELIDTTVVSISGSYSKSIRSSGSVNVPNGLITETEINQVMQMALYNATIVPEYEVVHVVPIFFKVDDSVEVDNPLNMNGSRLEVSVYIVTAKRTALTNIKSALKTSGIEIVKFVLDSYSSALAVLDDQQKKFGAIVINLGATTTEFVYFKGNSIIFNGFIPVGSNHITNDLSVMLHTPPSAAEKIKLEYGSLLRNYSPNNELGVTKVKIPRIGDEESISEVALDYIQTIIHARVEEVLVLVKNKLKKSGHLDNTGSGIVITGGMSYLDGIKKLAEKIYEGIPISVSNPKNIKNGFMSFDEANMATIVGLLFYSLGTNRSYQLDSSKKLVKPLKKDRMMEPKISVVENTSEKPMTQHVREEIQIKDNSTILTPLVRDKKKGVSKFWNKVSEWF, encoded by the coding sequence TTGAATAATACTTTTCTAGCAATTGATATTGGTTCATCTAATATTACAGCAGTTATTGCAAAACATGATTTAGAATATAATATAAATATATTAGGTACTGGTATTCAAAGAAGTGGCGGAATTAATAAAGGTCTTATAATAAATATTGAAGAAGCTTCAAAAGCTATAAAAGATGCAGTTTCAATAGCAAAAAGAACAACTACAGAATTAATAGATACAACTGTTGTCTCTATTTCTGGAAGTTATTCAAAAAGTATAAGAAGTAGTGGTTCAGTTAATGTTCCAAATGGTCTTATTACTGAAACAGAAATAAATCAAGTTATGCAAATGGCTTTGTATAATGCAACGATAGTTCCTGAATATGAAGTTGTACATGTTGTTCCAATATTTTTTAAAGTTGATGATTCTGTTGAAGTTGATAATCCTTTAAATATGAATGGGAGCCGACTTGAAGTTTCTGTTTATATTGTAACTGCAAAAAGAACAGCTTTAACAAATATAAAATCAGCACTTAAAACATCTGGAATTGAAATCGTTAAATTTGTTTTAGATTCTTATTCATCAGCTTTAGCTGTTCTTGATGATCAACAAAAAAAGTTTGGAGCTATTGTTATTAATTTAGGTGCTACAACTACAGAATTTGTATATTTTAAAGGTAATTCAATTATCTTTAATGGTTTTATTCCTGTTGGTTCAAACCATATTACAAATGACTTATCTGTTATGTTACATACTCCTCCCTCAGCAGCAGAAAAAATAAAACTTGAATATGGTTCACTATTAAGAAACTACTCTCCAAACAACGAATTAGGTGTTACAAAAGTTAAAATTCCAAGAATTGGTGATGAAGAGAGTATTTCTGAAGTTGCACTTGATTATATTCAAACAATTATTCATGCACGTGTTGAAGAAGTTTTAGTTTTAGTAAAAAATAAACTTAAAAAAAGTGGACATTTAGATAATACAGGTTCAGGTATTGTAATAACTGGTGGAATGAGTTATCTTGATGGTATCAAAAAACTTGCTGAAAAAATTTATGAAGGTATTCCAATTAGTGTATCAAATCCTAAAAACATTAAAAATGGTTTTATGAGTTTCGATGAAGCTAATATGGCTACAATAGTTGGATTATTATTCTACTCTTTAGGAACTAATAGAAGTTATCAATTAGACTCAAGTAAAAAACTTGTTAAGCCACTAAAAAAAGATAGAATGATGGAGCCAAAGATTTCAGTTGTTGAAAATACTTCTGAAAAACCAATGACACAACATGTTAGAGAAGAAATTCAAATAAAAGATAATTCTACAATTTTAACACCTTTAGTAAGAGATAAGAAAAAGGGCGTTTCAAAATTCTGGAATAAAGTATCGGAGTGGTTTTAA
- a CDS encoding peptidylprolyl isomerase, which yields MITWMQRHKKWLVITIWISTIAFVGAGFVGWGSYEYGKQGGVVAVVGDREVSVEEYQQEYSNLYEQYSKMFGSMFNKELAEQLKLKDTAYRQVLQKNLILSYADSLGLDVTNEDIAKELVKYNAFSKDGKFDKDTYVKVLAQNKMTPKIFEDSLKRNILLQKVQILFDLKPSSVEIENISKLVFIEDDISIKILKASDISVDINQDELKKYWEENKNSYMSEVSYDLELKELPIVSSNPSDEDIQAHYEKFKIDYKFEDGKIKSLDEAREQIIKDLDEKFARTEALKIYLKIKKDEEKLDAKVNYKESLLPFLEDNSKILELTEGEIAKPFLENNKYVIAKLNKKNPSQALFFEEALPLVTKDYEKIMKAKKLDELSASQLKDFQGTEITGITRESIDKIPGLEQKDAAKFLNELFSATSKEGVVKLDGKEVLYKINNSKFADYNKAKDDVVKGTIIQLQEEELMTNLMKKLENTFEIQSSNKEKE from the coding sequence ATGATAACATGGATGCAAAGACATAAAAAATGGCTTGTGATTACTATTTGGATTAGTACAATTGCATTTGTCGGAGCTGGCTTTGTTGGTTGGGGTTCTTATGAATATGGAAAACAAGGTGGAGTTGTAGCAGTAGTTGGTGATAGAGAAGTGTCAGTTGAAGAATATCAACAAGAGTATTCAAATCTTTATGAACAATATTCTAAAATGTTTGGTTCTATGTTTAACAAAGAATTAGCAGAACAATTAAAATTAAAAGATACAGCTTACAGACAAGTTTTACAAAAAAACTTAATCCTATCATATGCAGATTCTTTAGGACTAGATGTTACAAATGAAGATATTGCAAAAGAATTAGTAAAATATAATGCTTTCTCAAAAGATGGGAAATTTGACAAAGATACATATGTAAAAGTATTAGCTCAAAATAAAATGACACCAAAAATTTTCGAAGATTCTTTAAAAAGAAATATTCTATTACAAAAAGTTCAAATACTTTTTGATTTAAAACCAAGTAGTGTTGAAATTGAAAATATAAGTAAATTAGTTTTTATAGAAGATGATATTTCAATTAAAATCTTAAAAGCTAGTGATATATCAGTTGATATAAATCAAGATGAATTAAAAAAATATTGGGAAGAGAATAAAAACTCTTATATGTCAGAAGTTTCATATGATTTAGAACTTAAAGAACTTCCAATAGTTTCATCAAATCCAAGTGATGAAGATATTCAAGCTCATTATGAAAAATTTAAAATAGATTATAAATTTGAAGATGGGAAAATTAAATCTTTAGATGAAGCACGTGAGCAAATAATTAAAGATTTAGATGAAAAATTTGCAAGAACTGAAGCTTTAAAAATCTATTTAAAAATCAAAAAAGATGAAGAAAAGCTTGACGCAAAAGTAAATTATAAAGAGTCTTTATTACCTTTCTTAGAAGATAATTCAAAAATTCTTGAGTTAACAGAGGGAGAAATTGCAAAACCATTTTTAGAAAATAATAAATATGTGATTGCAAAACTTAATAAGAAAAATCCATCACAAGCTTTATTTTTTGAAGAAGCTTTACCTTTAGTTACTAAAGATTATGAAAAAATCATGAAAGCAAAAAAACTTGATGAGTTATCTGCTTCTCAACTCAAAGATTTTCAAGGTACTGAAATAACAGGTATTACTAGAGAATCAATAGATAAAATCCCAGGATTAGAACAAAAAGATGCGGCTAAATTTTTAAATGAATTATTTTCAGCAACTTCAAAAGAAGGAGTTGTAAAACTAGATGGAAAAGAAGTACTATATAAAATAAATAATTCTAAATTTGCTGATTATAATAAAGCAAAAGATGATGTTGTAAAAGGAACAATTATACAACTTCAAGAGGAAGAATTAATGACAAATTTAATGAAAAAATTAGAAAATACTTTTGAAATACAATCTTCAAATAAAGAGAAGGAGTAA